From Pseudomonadota bacterium, a single genomic window includes:
- a CDS encoding MFS transporter has protein sequence MSRQVFYGWYVLGGLFMVYAVSNGIANFTLPLLYPSLMEEFGWNQAEITRPAAIKFMFASAYNLAVGFLLDRYSPRPLMAAGAVIMATGLASMIFMDSLAYFTGAYLLLAFGLALCGLVPCMVTVSRWFTVYRGRAVGILLMASSAGGAVLPLVIRGQLSEEDWQAALLTLSIIGFVGLLLPVLWPVRTRPSDLSTTPDGLATADGNPQQSEPVGIFGGASLATVARMPVFYLLLIATGILWFCITGVLQHQALYLGRDNGLDGGTLALVFSVFFWCSIVGKFAFGWLSDHFAKVNIMLLAVVNLMVGLMILRFIESADLKLVYVYAAVYGIGFSGAFTMIQLMIAELFSGPTYGRILGIYVAVDTIAAGIGIAVIGEIRVAFDSYLPAINLLLALVAVAFTCVLLVKRLSTQRQAELVEEPLSKSA, from the coding sequence GTGAGTAGGCAGGTATTTTACGGCTGGTACGTGCTCGGCGGACTGTTTATGGTCTACGCCGTATCCAACGGCATTGCCAACTTTACCTTACCGCTGCTCTATCCGTCGCTCATGGAGGAGTTTGGCTGGAATCAGGCGGAGATCACGCGACCGGCCGCGATCAAGTTCATGTTTGCCTCAGCCTATAATCTGGCGGTGGGTTTTCTGCTCGATCGCTACTCGCCGCGTCCACTGATGGCTGCCGGCGCCGTGATCATGGCGACCGGCCTAGCGTCCATGATCTTCATGGATTCGCTAGCCTATTTCACGGGTGCTTACCTCCTGCTCGCCTTCGGTTTGGCTCTTTGCGGCCTCGTGCCGTGTATGGTCACTGTCAGCCGATGGTTCACAGTCTATCGGGGCCGAGCTGTAGGCATCCTGCTCATGGCGTCCAGCGCCGGCGGCGCAGTGCTGCCGCTGGTGATCCGCGGCCAGCTGTCGGAGGAAGACTGGCAGGCGGCGCTGCTGACGCTATCGATTATCGGTTTCGTCGGCCTGCTGCTGCCGGTGCTGTGGCCGGTGCGCACCCGGCCCTCTGACCTGAGCACGACACCCGACGGTCTGGCCACGGCTGATGGCAACCCGCAACAGAGTGAACCGGTCGGCATCTTTGGCGGCGCCTCGCTGGCGACCGTCGCCCGTATGCCGGTTTTTTACCTGCTGCTGATCGCAACGGGCATCCTGTGGTTCTGCATCACAGGCGTACTGCAACACCAGGCGCTGTACCTGGGACGCGACAACGGTCTTGACGGCGGCACTCTGGCGCTTGTGTTCAGCGTATTTTTCTGGTGTTCCATAGTCGGGAAATTCGCCTTTGGCTGGCTAAGCGATCATTTCGCCAAGGTGAACATTATGCTGCTCGCGGTGGTTAACCTGATGGTTGGCCTGATGATTCTTCGGTTTATCGAATCCGCTGACCTCAAGCTCGTTTACGTGTATGCCGCGGTGTATGGCATCGGCTTTTCGGGTGCGTTCACCATGATCCAGCTCATGATCGCTGAGCTGTTTTCCGGCCCCACCTACGGCCGTATCCTGGGCATCTACGTGGCGGTCGACACCATTGCTGCTGGAATCGGCATCGCTGTCATCGGCGAAATCCGCGTGGCGTTCGACAGCTACCTCCCCGCGATTAACCTACTGCTTGCTCTGGTGGCGGTCGCCTTTACATGCGTTCTTCTGGTCAAACGCCTTAGCACGCAACGCCAGGCGGAGCTCGTCGAGGAGCCGCTGTCTAAATCGGCTTAG
- a CDS encoding winged helix-turn-helix domain-containing protein, whose protein sequence is MNEPRTIGPVIADLAGHKLVLGDRFEALEPRACQVLDVLWQGRGQVVSREKLFRQVWRGAVVGDDALNRVIFDLRSAFRRLAPDETFIETVRKGGYRLLEPDPVAADTESAALKEFRWRLGPAMLLAAALVAGLTLLLRWLETPMPPPLEISAASKPVTTALGFELHPKKAAAGDGLFYTCQENSASFLCELQLTKPGSSNRVAGPGVEGGVPSPDGNWLLYQQLEPSCEIRLRSVPSGSDMLLRQCVARNDGSMVWSNDSQAVIWSDRPEPGAPFALYRSATDGSGWQRLSAPPVGSVGDLYPALSPSGRYLAFFRAGTPSSLSTYITPGIGSVLVQDLDQPQDAPSPVEASAVEVTGLAFVDDTELVVARADAGGAGLWRYGSAGPGTRWATVSEGIVRSPALAGNELVFEWWRAEANLVELSLESGEVATRYSSTRYDYNPAQCRDGRRLAFVSTRSGRPQLWLTQQTSRPDEVLESSTPLTAFSAGSVETPKWSPDCRTLVAERRSDGASAVVLIDVDSGEITRVDLPGNNRVPVYYSDQKLLVASDRTGRWEVWLEDLESRSSQQISVSGGFYAQVFEQEDGDPAVVFSQLGGGALTLSQGTTLSPLPVTLAPHHWGNWLIRDATVFAVVLDDDGRQSLVSWRDNELQRLQELEQPVLRESANLELTDGGRSVIYSTRTRLTADLFRIVAPGVSAPKG, encoded by the coding sequence GTGAACGAACCCCGCACCATCGGCCCGGTCATCGCGGATCTCGCAGGGCATAAGCTCGTGCTGGGAGACCGATTTGAAGCGCTCGAGCCGCGGGCCTGCCAGGTACTCGACGTGTTGTGGCAAGGCCGCGGGCAGGTGGTCAGTCGAGAGAAGCTCTTTCGACAGGTCTGGCGGGGTGCCGTTGTGGGGGATGATGCGTTGAACCGCGTCATCTTCGATCTTCGCTCCGCTTTTCGGCGGCTGGCGCCCGATGAGACTTTTATCGAGACCGTGCGCAAAGGTGGCTATCGCCTGCTGGAGCCCGATCCGGTCGCGGCCGATACGGAGAGCGCGGCGTTGAAGGAGTTTCGCTGGCGGCTCGGTCCTGCGATGTTGCTGGCTGCCGCCTTAGTGGCTGGATTGACCTTGCTTCTTCGCTGGCTCGAGACACCGATGCCCCCACCTTTGGAGATCAGCGCCGCGTCCAAGCCCGTCACCACGGCGCTGGGTTTTGAGCTGCACCCCAAGAAGGCGGCGGCCGGTGATGGGCTTTTCTACACCTGCCAGGAAAACAGCGCCTCATTTCTGTGTGAATTGCAGCTGACGAAACCCGGTTCAAGCAACCGTGTCGCCGGGCCTGGCGTCGAGGGTGGCGTTCCCTCTCCCGACGGCAACTGGCTCCTGTACCAACAGCTGGAGCCAAGCTGCGAAATTCGGCTTCGTTCCGTGCCTTCCGGTAGCGACATGCTGCTGCGGCAGTGTGTCGCTCGCAACGACGGCAGCATGGTTTGGTCGAACGACAGCCAAGCAGTGATCTGGTCGGACAGACCGGAGCCAGGTGCGCCCTTCGCGCTGTACCGGTCCGCGACAGACGGCAGCGGCTGGCAGCGGCTGAGCGCGCCGCCGGTCGGCAGCGTGGGTGACCTTTACCCGGCGCTCTCGCCGTCGGGTCGCTATCTCGCTTTCTTCCGGGCCGGCACACCCTCTTCGCTGTCCACCTACATCACGCCCGGCATTGGCTCCGTGCTGGTCCAGGACCTCGATCAGCCGCAGGACGCCCCAAGCCCCGTGGAGGCGTCGGCGGTGGAGGTCACCGGCTTGGCGTTCGTCGACGATACCGAACTGGTGGTTGCCCGTGCCGACGCCGGCGGGGCGGGGCTTTGGCGTTATGGCAGCGCGGGCCCGGGAACCCGTTGGGCGACCGTCTCGGAAGGCATCGTGCGTTCACCGGCGCTGGCTGGCAACGAGCTCGTCTTTGAGTGGTGGCGGGCGGAGGCCAACCTGGTGGAGCTTTCGCTGGAAAGCGGAGAGGTTGCGACGCGCTATTCGTCGACGAGGTACGACTATAATCCGGCGCAGTGTCGCGATGGGCGTCGGCTGGCGTTTGTGTCGACACGCAGTGGTCGGCCGCAGCTCTGGCTGACTCAGCAGACCTCAAGGCCCGACGAGGTCTTGGAATCGTCGACTCCGCTCACCGCGTTTTCCGCCGGTAGTGTTGAGACACCGAAATGGTCGCCCGACTGCCGAACGCTTGTTGCGGAACGTCGTTCGGACGGGGCTAGCGCCGTCGTGCTGATCGACGTCGACTCCGGTGAAATCACACGGGTGGATTTGCCAGGCAACAATCGCGTGCCGGTGTACTACTCCGACCAAAAACTGCTGGTGGCGTCGGATCGCACCGGCCGCTGGGAGGTCTGGCTGGAAGATCTTGAATCCCGCAGCAGCCAACAGATCAGCGTGAGCGGCGGCTTCTATGCGCAGGTTTTCGAACAGGAGGACGGCGACCCGGCGGTGGTTTTCAGTCAATTGGGTGGGGGCGCACTCACCTTGAGTCAGGGCACCACGCTGTCGCCCCTACCCGTTACGCTGGCGCCACACCACTGGGGCAACTGGCTGATTCGGGATGCCACGGTGTTTGCCGTTGTCCTGGACGATGACGGTCGGCAATCGCTGGTGTCATGGCGCGACAACGAGCTCCAGCGTCTGCAGGAGCTGGAGCAACCCGTTCTCCGTGAGTCGGCGAACCTCGAGCTGACGGACGGCGGCCGCAGCGTGATTTACAGCACGAGAACACGGCTGACAGCGGACCTTTTTCGCATCGTTGCCCCCGGCGTGTCGGCACCGAAGGGATAG